From Eleftheria terrae, the proteins below share one genomic window:
- a CDS encoding hemerythrin domain-containing protein, translating into MPRSTNALEVLRRDHKKVLTLFHRFEKTDDEGEQRELRDEIVTELTTHADIEEGVFYPYLRDATAREDLFEEATLEHQTTRDLLSRLQDEPAGTPRFQAMVRVLGEYVALHVKEEEGEIFPQVEKTGVDLDALGQELEDRRAGSPGTAPVDGRGDSRAEAGEGDDAGGPVTGEDAANFAAQGQLLSGSARHAKWIHTLDDRPDHDGQTLATRNPDVIMRWADERGARPATVHDADPGQPRVLRLDFPDYDSGLQEVSWQAWLDTFRERGLVFVFQDRMKAGNPSNFFHLDSPRHEEG; encoded by the coding sequence ATGCCCCGTTCCACCAATGCGCTGGAGGTCTTGCGTCGCGATCACAAGAAGGTCCTCACACTGTTCCATCGTTTCGAGAAAACCGATGACGAGGGCGAGCAGCGTGAACTGCGCGACGAGATCGTCACCGAGCTGACCACCCACGCCGACATCGAGGAAGGCGTCTTCTACCCCTACCTGCGCGACGCCACCGCCCGCGAGGACCTGTTCGAGGAAGCGACGCTGGAGCACCAGACCACCCGGGACCTGCTGTCCCGGCTGCAGGACGAGCCGGCCGGCACTCCCCGCTTCCAGGCCATGGTGCGGGTGCTGGGTGAATATGTCGCCCTGCATGTGAAGGAAGAGGAAGGCGAGATCTTCCCGCAGGTCGAGAAGACCGGTGTCGACCTCGATGCGCTGGGCCAGGAGCTGGAAGACCGGCGTGCCGGCAGCCCCGGCACCGCACCGGTGGACGGTCGCGGCGACAGCCGCGCCGAGGCCGGGGAGGGCGACGATGCCGGCGGCCCCGTCACCGGCGAGGACGCCGCCAACTTCGCTGCTCAGGGCCAGCTGCTGTCAGGCAGCGCCCGCCATGCCAAGTGGATCCACACGCTGGACGACCGCCCCGACCATGACGGCCAGACCCTGGCCACCCGCAATCCGGACGTCATCATGCGCTGGGCCGATGAACGGGGCGCCCGTCCGGCCACCGTGCACGATGCCGACCCCGGGCAGCCGCGCGTGTTGCGCCTGGACTTCCCCGACTACGACAGCGGGCTGCAGGAGGTGTCCTGGCAGGCCTGGCTGGACACCTTCCGTGAACGCGGGCTGGTCTTTGTCTTCCAGGACCGGATGAAGGCTGGCAACCCGAGCAATTTCTTCCATCTGGACAGCCCGCGCCACGAGGAAGGCTGA
- a CDS encoding YgaP family membrane protein — protein MDTFLRSRKRPPGGLDLGPDERIRRRTEAHLAEAAQRGPQYIERRLVELDEEWDIERWLETAAASVSLAGAALGATVDRKWFLVPAVVAGFLLQHALQGWCPPLPLLRRLGVRTADEIHQERYALKALRGDFAGVASPEVMHSVDELMYATRH, from the coding sequence ATGGACACCTTCCTCCGTTCCCGCAAGCGCCCGCCGGGCGGGCTGGACCTGGGCCCCGACGAGCGCATCCGGCGGCGCACCGAGGCGCACCTGGCCGAGGCCGCCCAGCGCGGGCCGCAGTACATCGAGCGACGGCTGGTGGAGCTGGATGAGGAGTGGGACATCGAGCGCTGGCTGGAAACCGCCGCCGCGTCGGTGAGCCTGGCCGGCGCCGCGCTCGGTGCGACCGTGGACCGCAAGTGGTTCCTGGTGCCGGCGGTGGTGGCCGGCTTCCTGCTGCAGCACGCGCTGCAGGGCTGGTGCCCGCCGCTGCCGCTGCTGCGGCGCCTCGGCGTGCGCACCGCCGACGAGATCCACCAGGAGCGCTACGCGCTGAAGGCCTTGCGCGGCGATTTCGCGGGCGTGGCCTCCCCGGAGGTCATGCACAGCGTGGACGAGTTGATGTACGCCACCCGGCACTGA
- a CDS encoding Gfo/Idh/MocA family oxidoreductase, whose protein sequence is MPQALRLGIAGLGRLGRRHADNLVHRTRGCVLAAACSPVPEELVHARDALGVARLYEHYEQLVQDPELDAVVLVTPTALHADQAILALEAGKHVFIEKPLALNLHDCERVEAVAAGRPQQVAMVGFVRRFDRSYANAFAQVSEGGIGRPFLVRSQTCDRLDPSGFFVRFAPSSGGLFMDCSVHDIDLARWMLGQPKATRAFASGTIAVPHDLAPLGDVDNAMGIVEFEGGARAMFYASRTFAHGHEPSTEVIGTEGKLLVGAGAARDRVVLSDRHGVRQQAVDDFFERFANAFEQEMQAFVDACCGRRPVPLTLQDATEATRIGLALTASLKSGEVQVIS, encoded by the coding sequence ATGCCTCAAGCCCTGCGCTTGGGCATCGCCGGCCTTGGCCGCCTGGGCCGCCGGCATGCCGACAACCTTGTGCACCGCACCCGCGGTTGCGTCCTGGCCGCGGCCTGCAGCCCGGTGCCCGAGGAGCTGGTCCATGCGCGCGACGCCCTCGGGGTGGCGCGCCTGTACGAGCACTACGAGCAACTCGTGCAGGACCCCGAGCTGGACGCGGTGGTGCTGGTCACCCCCACTGCCCTGCATGCCGACCAGGCGATCCTGGCGCTGGAGGCGGGCAAGCATGTCTTCATCGAGAAACCACTGGCGCTGAACCTGCATGACTGCGAGCGCGTCGAGGCGGTGGCCGCAGGTCGCCCGCAGCAAGTGGCGATGGTGGGCTTCGTGCGGCGCTTCGACAGGAGCTATGCGAACGCCTTTGCGCAGGTGAGCGAAGGCGGCATCGGGCGGCCCTTCCTGGTGCGCTCGCAGACCTGCGACCGGCTCGACCCCTCCGGCTTCTTCGTGCGCTTTGCGCCCAGCTCCGGCGGCCTGTTCATGGACTGCAGCGTGCACGACATCGACCTTGCGCGCTGGATGCTCGGCCAGCCGAAGGCGACACGTGCCTTTGCCAGCGGCACCATCGCCGTCCCCCACGACCTGGCGCCGCTGGGCGACGTGGACAACGCGATGGGCATCGTCGAGTTCGAGGGGGGTGCACGGGCGATGTTCTATGCCTCGCGCACCTTCGCGCACGGCCACGAGCCGAGCACCGAGGTCATCGGCACCGAAGGCAAGCTGCTGGTGGGCGCCGGCGCCGCGCGTGACCGGGTGGTGCTGAGCGACCGCCATGGCGTGCGCCAGCAGGCGGTGGATGACTTCTTCGAGCGCTTCGCCAACGCCTTCGAGCAGGAGATGCAGGCCTTCGTCGATGCCTGTTGCGGCCGCAGGCCGGTGCCGCTGACCTTGCAGGACGCGACCGAGGCCACCCGCATCGGGCTGGCGCTGACGGCGTCGCTCAAGAGCGGCGAGGTGCAGGTGATCAGCTGA
- a CDS encoding sugar ABC transporter substrate-binding protein has protein sequence MKRWTAALAAALMFPLAALAQTKIGVSMAHFDDNFLTILRQAMAKHAEGQKGVSIHFEDARGDVGRQVNQVETFVSQKVSAIIVNPADTAATKRMSEAARKAGVPIVYVNRRPDEKMGNGAVFVGSDSLIAGRLQMDYLAKKLEGKGNVVIMVGELSTDAARDRTKGVKEVAAKYPGIKIIEEQTANWQRNQGLDLMSKWISAGLKIDAVASNNDEMAIGALLAMRQAKVSPKKVLVAGVDATPDALTEMQKGDLAVTVFQNARAQGVSAVEAAIKLSKGDKSVPAEVMIPYELVTPENFKKYASN, from the coding sequence ATGAAACGATGGACCGCCGCATTGGCCGCCGCGCTGATGTTCCCCCTGGCCGCCCTGGCCCAGACCAAGATCGGCGTCTCGATGGCGCACTTCGACGACAACTTCCTCACCATCCTGCGGCAGGCCATGGCCAAGCATGCGGAGGGGCAGAAGGGCGTCAGCATCCATTTCGAGGACGCACGCGGCGATGTCGGGCGGCAGGTCAACCAGGTGGAGACCTTCGTCTCGCAGAAGGTCTCGGCCATCATCGTCAACCCGGCCGACACCGCCGCCACCAAGCGCATGAGCGAGGCCGCCCGCAAGGCCGGCGTGCCCATCGTCTACGTGAACCGCCGGCCGGACGAGAAGATGGGCAACGGTGCGGTCTTCGTCGGCTCCGACTCGCTCATCGCCGGCCGCCTGCAGATGGACTACCTGGCCAAGAAGCTGGAAGGCAAGGGCAACGTGGTGATCATGGTCGGCGAGCTGTCCACCGATGCCGCGCGTGACCGCACCAAGGGCGTCAAGGAAGTGGCGGCCAAGTACCCCGGCATCAAGATCATCGAGGAGCAGACCGCCAACTGGCAGCGCAACCAGGGCCTGGACCTGATGAGCAAGTGGATCAGCGCCGGCCTCAAGATCGATGCGGTGGCCTCCAACAACGACGAGATGGCCATCGGTGCGCTGCTGGCGATGCGCCAGGCCAAGGTGTCGCCGAAGAAGGTGCTGGTGGCCGGCGTCGACGCCACGCCTGACGCACTCACCGAGATGCAAAAGGGCGACCTCGCGGTGACGGTGTTCCAGAACGCCCGCGCCCAGGGTGTCAGCGCGGTCGAGGCGGCCATCAAGCTGTCCAAGGGCGACAAGAGCGTGCCGGCCGAGGTGATGATTCCCTACGAGCTGGTGACGCCCGAGAACTTCAAGAAGTACGCCTCCAACTGA
- a CDS encoding ethanolamine ammonia-lyase subunit EutB: protein MPGFTQDLGGQRWRFADLKSLLARATPLRSGDQLAGLAAATAAERMAARLALADLPLRHFLDEAVVPYERDEVTRLIFDTHDALAFAEISHLTVGGLRDWLLSDAADSAALARVRSGLTPEMVAAVSKLMRNQDLILVARKCRVVTRFRDTIGLPGHMAVRLQPNHPVDDPRGIAVSMLDGLLYGAGDAVIGVNPASDSLGALIDLLHVLDEVIQRFEVPTQSCVLTHVTNTVQAIEKGAPVDLVFQSVAGTEAANRSFGIDLALLREAREAALSLRRGTLGDNVMYFETGQGSALSANAHHGVDQQTCEARAYAVARAYAPLLVNTVVGFIGPEYLYDGKQITRAGLEDHFCGKLLGLPIGCDVCYTNHAEADQDDMDNLMTLLGAAGVSFLIGVPGADDVMLNYQSTSFHDALYLRRVLGLKRAPEFEAWLQRMGITDSAGQLLPAHAGNALLAHWPLAETSVAPAAWGALS, encoded by the coding sequence ATGCCCGGATTCACCCAGGACCTCGGCGGGCAGCGCTGGCGCTTCGCCGACCTCAAGAGCCTGCTGGCGCGTGCCACGCCGCTGCGCTCGGGCGACCAGCTGGCCGGCCTGGCGGCGGCCACCGCGGCCGAGCGCATGGCCGCCCGGCTGGCGCTGGCCGACCTGCCGCTGCGCCACTTCCTCGACGAGGCGGTGGTGCCCTACGAGCGCGACGAAGTCACCCGCCTGATCTTCGACACGCACGATGCGCTGGCCTTCGCCGAGATCAGCCACCTCACCGTCGGCGGCCTGCGCGACTGGCTGCTGAGCGACGCCGCCGACAGTGCCGCGCTCGCCCGGGTGCGGTCCGGCCTCACGCCCGAGATGGTGGCGGCCGTCAGCAAGCTGATGCGCAACCAGGACCTGATCCTGGTGGCCCGCAAGTGCCGCGTCGTCACCCGCTTCCGCGACACCATCGGCCTGCCGGGCCACATGGCGGTGCGGCTGCAGCCCAACCATCCGGTGGACGACCCGCGCGGCATCGCGGTGTCCATGCTCGACGGGCTGCTCTACGGGGCCGGCGATGCCGTCATCGGCGTCAACCCGGCCAGCGACAGCCTGGGTGCGCTGATCGACCTGCTGCATGTGCTGGACGAGGTGATCCAGCGCTTCGAGGTGCCGACCCAGTCCTGCGTGCTCACGCATGTGACCAACACCGTGCAGGCCATCGAGAAGGGCGCGCCGGTGGACCTGGTGTTCCAGTCGGTGGCCGGCACCGAGGCGGCCAACCGCAGCTTCGGCATCGACCTCGCGCTGCTGCGCGAGGCGCGCGAGGCGGCACTGTCGCTGCGGCGCGGCACGCTGGGCGACAACGTCATGTACTTCGAGACCGGCCAGGGCTCGGCGCTATCGGCCAACGCCCACCATGGCGTCGACCAGCAGACCTGCGAGGCGCGGGCCTACGCGGTGGCACGCGCCTACGCGCCGCTGCTGGTGAACACGGTGGTCGGCTTCATCGGCCCGGAATACCTCTACGACGGCAAGCAGATCACCCGCGCCGGGCTGGAGGACCACTTCTGCGGCAAGCTGCTGGGCCTGCCGATCGGCTGCGACGTCTGCTACACCAACCATGCCGAGGCCGACCAGGACGACATGGACAACCTGATGACGCTGCTGGGCGCGGCCGGCGTCAGCTTCCTCATCGGCGTGCCGGGTGCCGACGACGTGATGCTCAACTACCAGAGCACGTCCTTCCACGATGCCCTCTACCTGCGCCGGGTGCTGGGCCTGAAGCGGGCCCCCGAGTTCGAGGCCTGGCTGCAGCGCATGGGCATCACCGACAGCGCCGGCCAGCTGCTGCCGGCCCATGCCGGCAATGCCTTGCTTGCGCACTGGCCCCTGGCCGAGACCAGCGTGGCGCCCGCCGCGTGGGGAGCGCTGTCGTGA
- a CDS encoding porin, whose product MRTTPKLKLAAVAALTALLAPAAFAQASNVQVYGRVDLGLRKVTSEKLAVEPGSGNRLGFKGVEDLGSGLSAFFHMEHRFNADTGASQDPFWTDVSVVGLRGGFGEVKLGRQASPIDMATGGGYEVYDGDTVGASFSRAGAGETKWANSVMYTTPALGPVSLAVGSSLKESTGAEANSYGAALTYLAGPIKASVALQQNHDKSDSVGFGLKYSGTGWRIYGTAARTKDIGGDDGAKQTDLQLSGGFDVGTGELRALFNHSKLDDVKTRKFSVGYFYPLSKRTFLYTDVARQKTDDQKSRNGIDFGMRHDF is encoded by the coding sequence GTGAGGACCACCCCCAAGCTCAAGCTGGCCGCTGTTGCCGCCCTGACCGCACTGCTGGCACCGGCCGCTTTTGCACAGGCATCGAATGTTCAGGTTTATGGTCGCGTGGACCTGGGCCTGCGCAAGGTCACCAGCGAGAAGCTGGCTGTCGAGCCGGGCTCGGGCAACCGCCTGGGCTTCAAAGGCGTCGAGGACCTGGGCAGCGGCCTGAGTGCCTTCTTCCACATGGAGCACCGCTTCAACGCCGACACCGGTGCGTCCCAGGACCCGTTCTGGACCGACGTCTCGGTGGTGGGCCTGCGTGGTGGTTTCGGTGAAGTGAAGCTGGGCCGCCAGGCGTCCCCCATCGACATGGCCACCGGCGGCGGCTATGAGGTCTACGACGGTGACACCGTGGGCGCTTCCTTCAGCCGCGCTGGCGCTGGCGAGACCAAGTGGGCGAACTCGGTGATGTACACCACCCCGGCCCTCGGCCCGGTCAGCCTGGCCGTCGGTAGCAGCCTGAAGGAAAGCACGGGCGCAGAGGCGAACAGCTACGGCGCGGCCCTGACCTACCTGGCCGGCCCGATCAAGGCCAGCGTGGCACTGCAGCAGAACCACGACAAGTCCGACAGCGTCGGCTTCGGCCTGAAGTACTCCGGCACCGGCTGGCGCATCTATGGCACGGCCGCCCGCACCAAGGACATCGGCGGCGACGACGGTGCCAAGCAGACCGACCTGCAACTGAGCGGTGGCTTCGATGTCGGCACCGGCGAACTGCGTGCCCTGTTCAACCACAGCAAGCTGGACGACGTGAAGACCCGCAAGTTCTCGGTGGGCTACTTCTACCCGCTGAGCAAGCGCACCTTCCTGTACACCGACGTGGCGCGCCAGAAGACCGACGACCAGAAGTCGAGGAACGGCATCGACTTCGGCATGCGCCACGATTTCTGA
- a CDS encoding MurR/RpiR family transcriptional regulator gives MPASPPSTVDQLMKHISSEFEGLSRQLKVIARYVEQHRDHLGLEGIQDVAANCGVQPSAVVRFAKHFGFSGFSEMQKVFREVIAKQIAPSRNYKARIREVIESGGGSLSSTEIAHEFLAGSIAGMQELQNSLDEPAFKKAVDLLSMTDSIWIVGSRRSFSVAAYLDYALQHTDKRIQLVSALGSTHEGQVRSVRRGDVMIAISFAPYAEETVTVAHSAVQRGAKLIAITDSRMGALAREAHTTLLVQDTSVLGFRSLTSTMGLAQSLFIALAYRLELAYQPTTTRTSSLNA, from the coding sequence ATGCCCGCCTCTCCTCCCAGCACCGTCGACCAGCTGATGAAGCACATCTCCAGCGAGTTCGAGGGCTTGAGCCGCCAGCTCAAGGTCATCGCCCGCTATGTGGAGCAACACCGCGACCACCTGGGGCTGGAGGGCATCCAGGACGTGGCGGCGAACTGCGGCGTGCAGCCCTCGGCGGTGGTGCGCTTCGCCAAGCATTTCGGCTTCTCCGGCTTCTCGGAGATGCAGAAGGTCTTCCGCGAGGTGATCGCCAAGCAGATCGCGCCGAGCCGCAACTACAAGGCCCGCATCCGCGAGGTCATCGAGTCGGGCGGCGGCTCGCTCAGCAGCACCGAGATCGCACACGAGTTCCTGGCCGGCAGCATCGCCGGCATGCAGGAGCTGCAGAACAGCCTGGACGAGCCCGCCTTCAAGAAGGCGGTGGACCTGCTGTCGATGACCGACTCCATCTGGATCGTCGGCTCGCGGCGCTCCTTTTCGGTGGCGGCCTACCTGGACTACGCGCTGCAGCACACCGACAAGCGCATCCAGCTGGTCTCGGCGCTCGGCAGCACGCATGAGGGCCAGGTGCGCTCGGTGCGCCGCGGCGACGTGATGATCGCCATCTCCTTCGCCCCCTATGCCGAGGAGACGGTGACGGTGGCGCACAGCGCGGTGCAGCGCGGCGCCAAGCTCATCGCCATCACCGACAGCCGCATGGGCGCCCTCGCCCGCGAGGCCCACACCACGCTGCTGGTGCAGGACACCTCGGTGCTCGGCTTCCGCTCCCTCACCAGCACCATGGGCCTGGCACAGAGCCTGTTCATTGCGCTGGCCTACCGGCTGGAGCTTGCCTACCAGCCCACCACCACCCGCACCTCCAGCCTCAACGCATGA
- the iolG gene encoding inositol 2-dehydrogenase → MKNVAIFGAGRIGRIHAANIAALSGVRLKYVCDPVADNAAALAQQHGAQVGSIEAVFDDSSIDVVAIASPTDTHSELITRAATARKHIFCEKPVDLSVPRADACQRAVEAAGVACMIGFQRRFDPTFNEAKERLQRGEIGTPEMLVITSRDPGAPPAEYLKGSGGIFRDMLIHDFDVFRWILAADGDEAEWISATGSCLVDPRIAEVGDIDSTAVTLRTRRGRLCQINTSRRAAYGYDQRFEVLGSQGLLACGNHRPSEVLQWDARGVHADKPEHFFLQRYRDAYRLEMAHFFDALQTGAPLRTTIADGVAAQKLADAAALSHQSGQPVRL, encoded by the coding sequence ATGAAAAACGTCGCCATCTTCGGGGCCGGCCGCATCGGCCGCATCCATGCCGCCAACATCGCCGCCCTGTCCGGGGTGCGCCTCAAGTACGTCTGCGACCCGGTGGCCGACAACGCCGCGGCGCTGGCCCAGCAGCACGGTGCCCAGGTGGGCAGCATCGAGGCGGTGTTCGACGACAGCAGCATCGACGTGGTGGCCATCGCCTCGCCCACCGACACGCACAGCGAGCTGATCACGCGGGCCGCCACGGCACGCAAGCACATCTTCTGCGAGAAGCCGGTGGACCTCTCGGTGCCGCGGGCCGACGCCTGCCAACGCGCGGTGGAGGCGGCCGGCGTGGCCTGCATGATCGGCTTCCAGCGCCGCTTCGATCCCACCTTCAACGAAGCGAAGGAACGCCTGCAGCGCGGCGAGATCGGCACGCCCGAGATGCTGGTGATCACCAGCCGCGATCCGGGCGCACCGCCGGCGGAGTACCTGAAGGGCTCGGGCGGCATCTTCCGCGACATGCTGATCCACGACTTCGACGTGTTCCGCTGGATCCTCGCGGCCGATGGCGACGAAGCCGAATGGATCAGCGCCACCGGCTCCTGCCTGGTGGACCCGCGCATCGCCGAGGTGGGCGACATCGACAGCACCGCCGTCACGCTGCGCACCCGGCGCGGCCGGCTGTGCCAGATCAACACCTCGCGGCGCGCCGCCTATGGCTATGACCAGCGCTTCGAGGTGCTGGGCAGCCAGGGCCTGCTCGCCTGCGGCAACCACAGGCCGAGCGAGGTGCTGCAGTGGGACGCCCGCGGCGTGCATGCGGACAAGCCCGAGCATTTCTTCCTGCAGCGCTACCGCGACGCCTACCGGCTGGAGATGGCGCACTTCTTCGACGCGCTGCAGACCGGCGCGCCCTTGCGCACCACCATTGCCGACGGCGTGGCAGCGCAGAAGCTGGCCGACGCAGCCGCGCTGTCGCACCAGAGCGGCCAGCCGGTGCGGCTCTGA
- a CDS encoding glucose 1-dehydrogenase: MKQPLTLITGGSRGIGAATARLCAARGHRVVINYARDAAAAERVACELREQGGQALALQADISVEAEVLRLFEEIDRQWGRLDGLVNNAGIVDTRARVDEMSLARVERMFAINVFGSFLCAREAVRRMSRRHGGSGGAIVNVSSVAARAGSAGQYVDYAASKAAIDTFTLGLAREVADEGIRVNAVRPGITETDIHASGGEPERAWALAGQIPMQRPGRPEEIAHAIAWLLSDEASYTTGAVLDVGGGR, translated from the coding sequence ATGAAGCAGCCCCTCACCCTTATCACCGGCGGCAGCCGCGGCATCGGCGCGGCCACCGCGCGGCTGTGCGCGGCCCGCGGCCACCGAGTCGTCATCAACTACGCCCGCGACGCCGCGGCGGCCGAGCGGGTCGCCTGCGAGCTGCGCGAACAGGGCGGCCAGGCACTGGCCCTGCAGGCCGACATCTCGGTGGAAGCCGAGGTGCTGCGCCTGTTCGAGGAGATCGACCGCCAGTGGGGCCGGCTCGACGGCCTCGTCAACAACGCCGGCATCGTCGACACCCGGGCCCGGGTGGATGAAATGAGCCTGGCGCGGGTGGAGCGCATGTTCGCCATCAATGTGTTCGGCAGCTTCCTGTGTGCTCGCGAGGCGGTGCGGCGCATGAGCCGGCGCCACGGCGGCAGCGGCGGTGCCATCGTCAATGTCTCCTCCGTGGCGGCGCGGGCCGGCAGCGCGGGCCAGTACGTGGACTACGCTGCCAGCAAGGCCGCCATCGACACCTTCACGCTGGGCCTGGCGCGCGAGGTGGCCGACGAAGGCATCCGCGTCAACGCGGTGCGCCCCGGCATCACCGAGACCGACATCCATGCCTCGGGCGGCGAGCCCGAGCGGGCCTGGGCACTGGCCGGCCAGATCCCGATGCAGCGCCCGGGGCGGCCGGAGGAGATCGCCCATGCGATCGCCTGGCTGCTGTCGGACGAAGCCAGCTACACCACCGGCGCGGTGCTGGACGTGGGCGGCGGTCGCTGA
- the eutC gene encoding ethanolamine ammonia-lyase subunit EutC, protein MSAAADQAPASNGLAGPAPAASEPADQAPASSAAAGRAPASSGSAGPAPAESEPAGEAVAPDPWAHWRGLTPARVALGRAGASLPTRELLAFGCAHAQARDAVHLPLDVPALAARIKALGPAVQRVRSAAPDRATYLLRPDLGRRLDTASAAALDALDPPACDLLLVVGDGLSSAAVERQAVPVIERVLQRCPAGWRLGPVVLAEQARVALGDDIGQRLRARCVAVLIGERPGLSSPDSLGIYLTHAPRVGRTDAERNCLSNVRPEGLSHDEAARKLLWLAREALRLQLTGVGLKDLSDVRALDAQ, encoded by the coding sequence TTGAGCGCAGCTGCCGATCAAGCACCGGCCTCGAACGGGTTGGCCGGCCCCGCCCCCGCCGCGAGTGAACCCGCCGACCAGGCGCCGGCCTCGAGCGCAGCTGCCGGACGTGCGCCGGCCTCGAGCGGATCGGCCGGCCCCGCCCCGGCCGAGAGTGAACCCGCCGGCGAAGCCGTCGCGCCCGATCCCTGGGCCCACTGGCGGGGGCTGACCCCCGCACGGGTGGCCCTCGGGCGGGCGGGGGCCAGCCTGCCGACCCGCGAGTTGCTGGCCTTCGGCTGTGCCCATGCGCAGGCCCGCGACGCGGTGCACCTGCCGCTCGACGTGCCGGCGCTGGCGGCGCGCATCAAGGCGCTGGGCCCTGCGGTGCAGCGCGTGCGCAGCGCCGCGCCCGACCGGGCCACCTACCTGCTGCGGCCCGACCTGGGCCGGCGGCTCGACACGGCCTCGGCCGCCGCCCTCGACGCACTTGACCCCCCTGCCTGCGACCTGCTGCTGGTGGTGGGAGACGGCCTGTCCTCCGCCGCCGTGGAGCGGCAGGCGGTGCCGGTGATCGAGCGGGTGCTGCAGCGCTGCCCGGCCGGCTGGCGGCTCGGGCCGGTGGTGCTGGCCGAGCAGGCGCGCGTGGCGCTCGGCGACGACATCGGCCAGCGCCTGCGGGCCCGCTGCGTGGCGGTGCTGATCGGCGAGCGGCCGGGCCTGAGTTCACCCGACAGCCTGGGCATCTACCTGACCCATGCGCCACGTGTCGGCCGCACCGACGCCGAGCGCAACTGCCTGTCGAACGTGCGTCCCGAAGGCCTCAGCCACGACGAGGCCGCACGCAAGCTGCTGTGGCTGGCCCGCGAGGCGCTGCGCCTGCAGCTCACCGGCGTGGGCCTGAAGGACCTCAGCGACGTGCGCGCGCTCGACGCGCAGTAG
- a CDS encoding MarC family protein, producing MDLLKPLIALLAIVNPIGVVPFFIHFTRGFTAEQKRHTIRVASFASCVVVAVSAVAGLRVIEFFGISIASFQVGGGLLLLISSMQMLQAHPAETSEEDVNEGASKADAGASIAVVPLTIPLLTGPATISTMVIYAQKTQHWWQVGALMGYGVVIGAAAFLALSAAGRIAKLLGQTGINVMTRLMGLILAALAVEIMADGLVKLFPALGS from the coding sequence ATGGACCTGCTCAAACCCCTCATCGCCTTGTTGGCAATCGTCAATCCGATCGGCGTGGTGCCGTTCTTCATCCACTTCACGCGTGGCTTCACCGCCGAGCAAAAGCGCCACACCATCCGGGTGGCGTCGTTCGCGTCCTGCGTGGTGGTGGCGGTGAGCGCGGTCGCGGGCCTGCGGGTGATCGAGTTCTTCGGCATCTCGATCGCGTCCTTCCAGGTCGGCGGCGGCCTGCTGCTGCTGATCAGCTCGATGCAGATGCTGCAGGCCCACCCGGCCGAGACCAGCGAGGAAGACGTCAATGAAGGCGCCTCCAAGGCCGACGCCGGTGCCAGCATTGCCGTGGTGCCGCTCACCATTCCGCTGCTGACCGGCCCGGCGACGATCTCGACCATGGTGATCTATGCCCAGAAGACCCAGCACTGGTGGCAGGTGGGCGCGCTGATGGGCTATGGCGTGGTGATCGGCGCCGCGGCCTTCCTGGCACTGTCGGCCGCCGGCCGCATCGCCAAGCTGCTCGGCCAGACCGGCATCAACGTGATGACGCGGCTGATGGGCCTGATCCTGGCCGCGCTGGCGGTCGAGATCATGGCCGACGGCCTGGTGAAGCTGTTCCCGGCCCTCGGCAGCTGA